The following are from one region of the Sphingobium sp. MI1205 genome:
- a CDS encoding NADH-ubiquinone oxidoreductase-F iron-sulfur binding region domain-containing protein yields the protein MNPAPKIKIYISRDMASVALGADAVARAFAEAGCEVIRTGSRGLFSIEPLVELETVDGRVGYGPVGPQDVAAVLDGTHSSRLGRIEDLPFFTSQQRFTFARCGITDPLSLTDYAAHGGWKGLDAARGMTPRAVVDEVKASGLRGRGGAGFPTGIKWQTVLDAAAGQKFIVCNADEGDSGTFADRMLMEGDPYCLIEGMAIAAHAVGAGHGYVYIRSEYPFAIATMRAAIEVSAGRIAPFTLEMREGAGAYVCGEETALLDSIEGKRGQVRAKPPLPALQGLFGQPTVINNVLSLAAVPFILAEGADAYAAVGFGRSRGTMPVQLAGNVQNGGLYEIGFGITLGELVNEIGGGTASGRPVRAVQVGGPLGAYFPPSMFHLPFDYETFAAAGGLIGHAGITVFDNSVDMAHMARFAMEFCAAESCGKCTPCRIGSTRGVELMDRIIADRDHDVVRPDASLPAGLSKALYSRAPSAAERSLDQEVELLRDLCDTMKFGSLCALGGFTPYPVLSALDHFPEDFDAMTPVKEAAQ from the coding sequence ATGAACCCGGCCCCCAAAATCAAGATATATATTAGTCGCGACATGGCTTCGGTCGCCTTGGGCGCGGATGCGGTCGCGCGCGCTTTCGCAGAGGCGGGGTGCGAAGTGATACGCACCGGTTCGCGCGGCCTTTTCAGCATAGAGCCGCTTGTCGAATTAGAGACAGTCGATGGCCGCGTGGGCTATGGCCCGGTCGGGCCTCAGGATGTCGCGGCCGTGCTGGACGGCACGCATTCCTCGCGACTTGGGCGGATCGAGGATCTGCCTTTCTTCACCAGTCAGCAACGCTTTACCTTTGCCCGCTGCGGCATCACCGACCCGCTGAGCCTGACCGACTATGCCGCCCATGGCGGTTGGAAGGGGCTCGATGCGGCGCGGGGCATGACGCCGCGGGCCGTGGTCGATGAGGTCAAGGCGTCGGGCCTGCGCGGCCGTGGCGGAGCGGGGTTCCCGACTGGCATCAAGTGGCAAACCGTGCTGGACGCGGCGGCAGGGCAGAAGTTCATCGTCTGCAACGCTGATGAGGGCGACAGCGGCACTTTTGCCGACCGGATGCTGATGGAGGGCGACCCCTATTGCCTTATCGAAGGAATGGCGATCGCCGCTCATGCGGTGGGTGCGGGGCATGGCTATGTCTATATCCGGTCGGAATATCCATTTGCGATCGCGACGATGCGGGCGGCAATCGAAGTGTCCGCGGGCAGGATCGCGCCCTTCACGCTGGAGATGCGCGAGGGCGCGGGCGCCTATGTCTGCGGCGAGGAAACCGCGCTGCTCGACAGTATTGAGGGCAAGCGTGGCCAGGTTCGGGCCAAGCCGCCCTTGCCCGCGCTGCAAGGGTTGTTCGGCCAGCCAACGGTCATCAACAACGTGCTGAGCCTGGCCGCAGTGCCCTTCATCCTCGCCGAGGGTGCGGACGCCTATGCGGCGGTGGGGTTCGGAAGGTCGCGGGGCACCATGCCGGTGCAGCTTGCGGGCAATGTGCAGAATGGCGGCCTTTACGAGATTGGCTTCGGCATCACGCTCGGTGAACTGGTGAACGAGATCGGCGGCGGCACGGCCAGCGGCCGGCCAGTGCGGGCGGTGCAGGTTGGCGGACCGCTTGGCGCCTATTTCCCGCCTTCGATGTTTCACCTGCCCTTCGATTATGAAACCTTCGCGGCGGCGGGCGGCCTTATCGGCCATGCAGGGATCACCGTTTTCGACAACAGCGTGGACATGGCCCACATGGCGCGCTTCGCCATGGAATTCTGCGCGGCGGAAAGCTGCGGCAAATGCACGCCCTGCCGTATCGGATCGACGCGCGGCGTGGAGTTGATGGACCGGATCATCGCAGATCGCGATCATGATGTCGTGCGCCCGGATGCTTCACTTCCGGCAGGGCTTAGCAAGGCGCTTTATTCCCGTGCACCCAGCGCTGCGGAGCGTTCGCTCGATCAGGAAGTTGAACTGCTTCGCGACCTTTGCGACACGATGAAGTTCGGCTCTCTCTGCGCCCTGGGAGGCTTCACCCCCTACCCGGTGTTAAGCGCGCTTGATCATTTCCCCGAAGATTTCGACGCGATGACGCCGGTGAAAGAGGCTGCCCAATGA